Proteins from a genomic interval of Rosa chinensis cultivar Old Blush chromosome 2, RchiOBHm-V2, whole genome shotgun sequence:
- the LOC112187528 gene encoding uncharacterized protein LOC112187528 isoform X1, which produces MEVLGFKAKSKIAVLVVLVLSFGFVALYGLLKPVSNGCNMTYMYPTYIPIQMTNSGAAPAAKYGLYLYHEGWKTIDFKEHVQKLSGIPVLFIPGNGGSYKQVRSLAAESDRAYKVGPLERTFYEEARLTPEEGGEEDMDAAGFELKNQYDSRLDWFAVDLEGEHSAMDSAVLEQHTQYVVHCIHRILDQYEESFKAREKEGAATSATLPKSVILVGHSMGGFVARAAVVDPLLRKSAVETIITLSSPHQQPPVALQPSYGHYFRHVNREWRKGYEVQTTAAGHYLSGPALSNVVVISISGGYNDYQVRTKYESLDGIVPPTHGFMISSTGMKNVWLSMEHQVILWCNQLVIQVSHTLLSLADSRTGQPFSDTRIRLAIFSRMLRSAIPQSFNWRKQLQLSQQSMHTPTRDVKDRTESLYIPAACPSNVHWSDDGLERDLYIQTTTVTVLAMDGRRRWLDIQKLGSNGRSHFMFVTNLAPCSGVRLHLWPDKRNSTSDLPACIRIHEVTSKMVLIPSGPAPRQIEPGSQTEQAPPSAILRLGPKDMRGFRFLTISVAPRPSISGRPPPAVSMAVGQFFNPAAGEIEISPWSPPLSGYSHKDLSWKEDHPLALNLSFTSSLGLLPVEFSLKTAGCGIKSSGLPDEQAGDIDNSKLCKLRCFPPVAFAWDETAGLHVFTDLYSDKIVVDSSPSLWSSPRSSEKTSVMLVVDPHCSYSSAMTVSVTAAASRFLLVYTSQIIGFSIVVIFFALMRQACAWDRNLPIPSMLKALESNLRFPIPFIYLAIAPIGLSLLVGFWISQPSPSFASFTIVSVVCYFLANGFIAILILTSQFTFYGAALLHIFIKKRFQLGGKTSQWFVNISSGFCSWKVVRVIRANPLMVTALAAISLACLVHPGLGLLVLLLSHALCCHTALCSFLTASFRSHARRHELFDYKKDGNGGPDKLTFKRDGISNQNFSSEDTCSNSPDSPKSFGETQLEIFHHRHGLFILHLVATLMFGPSFVTWLERIGTDHSFPWVLDSALSTGVILHGIFTSNPQFNSFLVSFPPIRNLEVRMHLLYLFAGYYSYLSSLALAPYREFYVMAAVGYTSIGLTLLQRWNKEKGDAHFVNRKHSHRH; this is translated from the exons ATGGAGGTGCTAGGGTTCAAAGCGAAGTCGAAAATAGCAGTGCTCGTTGTTCTCGTGCTGAGCTTTGGCTTCGTGGCGCTGTATGGCTTGTTGAAGCCGGTTTCGAACGGCTGTAACATGACGTATATGTATCCGACGTATATTCCGATACAGATGACTAACTCCGGTGCTGCACCGGCGGCGAAGTATGGGCTGTATTTGTACCACGAAGGCTGGAAGACGATTGATTTTAAGGAGCATGTACAGAAGCTAAGCGGCATTCCGGTGCTTTTTATTCCGGGGAATGGCGGGAGCTATAAGCAG GTGAGGTCATTGGCTGCGGAGTCTGATAGGGCGTATAAAGTAGGTCCACTTGAGCGTACGTTTTATGAAGAAGCTCGGTTAACTCCGGAAGAGGGAGGGGAGgaggatatggatgcagctggctTTGAGTTGAAGAACCAATACGATTCGAGGTTGGACTGGTTCGCTGTGGATCTTGAAGGAGAACACTCTGCTATGGATAGTGCTGTACTTGAACAACACACACAATATGTTGTCCACTGCATTCACAGg ATTTTGGATCAGTACGAGGAGTCTTTCAAGGCTAGAGAAAAGGAAGGAGCTGCAACCTCTGCGACTTTGCCAAAAAGTGTTATATTGGTTGGTCACTCTATGGGTGGTTTCGTTGCTAGAGCTGCAGTGGTCGACCCTCTTTTGAGAAAGTCAGCAGTTGAAACAATTATTACACTTTCCAGCCCACACCA ACAACCTCCGGTGGCACTGCAGCCTTCCTACGGTCACTACTTTAGACATGTTAATCGAGAATGGAGAAAGGGATATGAGGTCCAGACAACTGCAGCAGGACATTACTTGTCTGGTCCTGCTCTCTCTAATGTTGTTGTCATATCTATTTCTGGTGGTTATAATGATTACCAG GTAAGGACCAAGTATGAATCCCTTGATGGCATTGTGCCGCCTACCCATGGTTTTATGATCAGTAGTACCGGCATGAAAAATGTTTGGTTATCCATGGAACATCAAGTTATCTTATGGTGCAATCAATTAGTTATCCAA GTATCACACACTCTCCTTAGTTTGGCAGATTCCAGAACAGGCCAGCCTTTCTCTGACACACGAATAAGACTTGCAATATTCTCGAGAATGCTTCGTAGTGCAATACCACAAAGTTTCAATTGGAGGAAGCAATTGCAATTGTCTCAACAGTCAATGCATACTCCAACTAGAGACGTGAAAGACAGAACTG AATCACTATACATCCCTGCTGCTTGTCCAAGCAATGTTCATTGGAGTGATGATGGCCTTGAGAGGGACTTGTATATTCAGACAACCACCGTCACTGTTTTAGCCATGGATGGTCGAAGACGGTGGTTGGACATTCAAAAACTG GGATCCAATGGAAGAAGTCACTTCATGTTTGTGACCAACCTTGCTCCATGTTCTGGGGTTAGACTGCATCTGTGGCCTGACAAAAGAAACTCAACTTCAGACTTGCCTGCATGTATAAGGATCCATGAGGTGACATCGAAGATGGTGCTCATTCCATCAGGACCAGCACCAAGACAG ATTGAACCAGGAAGCCAAACAGAGCAAGCTCCCCCTTCAGCTATACTCCGCTTAGGACCCAAGGATATGCGTGGTTTCAGATTCCTGACCATCTCAGTTGCACCACGGCCG AGTATTTCAGGCAGACCTCCACCAGCAGTTTCCATGGCAGTTGGTCAGTTTTTTAATCCAGCAGCAGGGGAGATAGAGATCTCTCCTTGGTCACCTCCACTGTCTGGTTATTCTCACAAG GATTTATCTTGGAAGGAAGATCATCCCCTTGCTTTGAATCTATCATTCACAAGTAGTTTAGGCCTTCTGCCTGTAGAGTTCTCTTTGAAGACCGCAGGTTGTGGAATAAAGAGTTCTGGACTTCCAGATGAACAGGCTGGAGATATCGATAATAGCA AGCTCTGTAAGCTTCGCTGTTTCCCACCAGTTGCATTTGCTTGGGATGAAACAGCAGGTCTCCACGTATTCACAGATTTGTATAGTGACAAAATTGTTGTTGATTCATCACCATCGCTTTGGAGTTCACCCAGAAGTTCTGAGAAAACCTCTGTTATGTTGGTG GTAGATCCACATTGTTCATATAGCAGTGCGATGACTGTTTCCGTAACTGCAGCTGCCAGTAGGTTTTTGCTTGTGTATACTTCACAG ATTATTGGTTTCTCCATTGTTGTTATCTTTTTTGCACTGATGCGGCAAGCATGTGCATGGGATCGTAACCTACCCATACCCTCGATGTTGAAGGCTCTGGAGTCTAATTTGAGATTCCCAATTCCATTTATCTACCTTGCTATTGCACCAATTGGTCTTTCTTTACTCGTTGGTTTTTGGATTTCTCAACCATCTCCTTCATTTGCTAGCTTCACCATTGTATCAGTTGTCTGCTATTTCCTTGCTAATGGCTTCATAGCCATTCTGATTTTGACATCCCAGTTCACCTTTTATGGGGCTGCTCTGCTACATATTTTCATCAAGAAAAG GTTTCAATTGGGGGGGAAAACTTCTCAATGGTTTGTGAATATATCCTCTGGTTTCTGTTCATGGAAG GTGGTAAGGGTTATAAGAGCTAATCCACTAATGGTTACAGCACTTGCTGCAATTAGTTTGGCATGCTTGGTTCATCCGGGTTTGGGTCTACTTGTTCTCTTGCTCTCTCATGCTTTGTGCTGTCATACTGCTCTTTGCAG TTTTTTGACAGCTTCATTTCGCAGCCATGCACGAAGACATGAATTATTTGATTATAAGAAAGACGGAAATGGTGGGCCTGACAAACTTACATTCAAACGTGATGGTATATCAAACCAGAATTTTTCTTCTGAAGATACGTGCTCCAATAGCCCAGACTCTCCAAAAAGTTTTGGTGAAACTCAATTAGAGATATTCCATCATCGGCATGGGTTGTTTATTTTGCATCTTGTTGCAACGCTCATGTTTGGCCCATCATTTGTGACTTGGTTGGAG AGAATTGGGACGGATCATAGCTTTCCATGGGTCTTGGATTCAGCTCTTTCCACGGGTGTGATCCTTCATGGTATCTTCACTTCAAACCCTCAGTTCAATTCCTTCCTGGTTTCTTTCCCTCCAATCCGAAACCTAGAAGTGAGGATGCATTTACTGTACCTGTTTGCTGGATACTATTCCTATCTCTCTTCCCTGGCCTTGGCTCCATATAGAGAATTTTATGTCATGGCTGCTGTAGGCTATACTTCAATTGGTCTGACCCTCTTACAGAGATGGAACAAGGAGAAGGGAGATGCCCATTTTGTTAACCGAAAGCACTCTCACAGGCACTGA
- the LOC112187528 gene encoding uncharacterized protein LOC112187528 isoform X2 codes for MEVLGFKAKSKIAVLVVLVLSFGFVALYGLLKPVSNGCNMTYMYPTYIPIQMTNSGAAPAAKYGLYLYHEGWKTIDFKEHVQKLSGIPVLFIPGNGGSYKQVRSLAAESDRAYKVGPLERTFYEEARLTPEEGGEEDMDAAGFELKNQYDSRLDWFAVDLEGEHSAMDSAVLEQHTQYVVHCIHRILDQYEESFKAREKEGAATSATLPKSVILVGHSMGGFVARAAVVDPLLRKSAVETIITLSSPHQQPPVALQPSYGHYFRHVNREWRKGYEVQTTAAGHYLSGPALSNVVVISISGGYNDYQVRTKYESLDGIVPPTHGFMISSTGMKNVWLSMEHQVILWCNQLVIQVSHTLLSLADSRTGQPFSDTRIRLAIFSRMLRSAIPQSFNWRKQLQLSQQSMHTPTRDVKDRTESLYIPAACPSNVHWSDDGLERDLYIQTTTVTVLAMDGRRRWLDIQKLGSNGRSHFMFVTNLAPCSGVRLHLWPDKRNSTSDLPACIRIHEVTSKMVLIPSGPAPRQIEPGSQTEQAPPSAILRLGPKDMRGFRFLTISVAPRPSISGRPPPAVSMAVGQFFNPAAGEIEISPWSPPLSGYSHKDLSWKEDHPLALNLSFTSSLGLLPVEFSLKTAGCGIKSSGLPDEQAGDIDNSKLCKLRCFPPVAFAWDETAGLHVFTDLYSDKIVVDSSPSLWSSPRSSEKTSVMLVVDPHCSYSSAMTVSVTAAASRFLLVYTSQIIGFSIVVIFFALMRQACAWDRNLPIPSMLKALESNLRFPIPFIYLAIAPIGLSLLVGFWISQPSPSFASFTIVSVVCYFLANGFIAILILTSQFTFYGAALLHIFIKKRFQLGGKTSQWFVNISSGFCSWKVVRVIRANPLMVTALAAISLACLVHPGLGLLVLLLSHALCCHTALCSHARRHELFDYKKDGNGGPDKLTFKRDGISNQNFSSEDTCSNSPDSPKSFGETQLEIFHHRHGLFILHLVATLMFGPSFVTWLERIGTDHSFPWVLDSALSTGVILHGIFTSNPQFNSFLVSFPPIRNLEVRMHLLYLFAGYYSYLSSLALAPYREFYVMAAVGYTSIGLTLLQRWNKEKGDAHFVNRKHSHRH; via the exons ATGGAGGTGCTAGGGTTCAAAGCGAAGTCGAAAATAGCAGTGCTCGTTGTTCTCGTGCTGAGCTTTGGCTTCGTGGCGCTGTATGGCTTGTTGAAGCCGGTTTCGAACGGCTGTAACATGACGTATATGTATCCGACGTATATTCCGATACAGATGACTAACTCCGGTGCTGCACCGGCGGCGAAGTATGGGCTGTATTTGTACCACGAAGGCTGGAAGACGATTGATTTTAAGGAGCATGTACAGAAGCTAAGCGGCATTCCGGTGCTTTTTATTCCGGGGAATGGCGGGAGCTATAAGCAG GTGAGGTCATTGGCTGCGGAGTCTGATAGGGCGTATAAAGTAGGTCCACTTGAGCGTACGTTTTATGAAGAAGCTCGGTTAACTCCGGAAGAGGGAGGGGAGgaggatatggatgcagctggctTTGAGTTGAAGAACCAATACGATTCGAGGTTGGACTGGTTCGCTGTGGATCTTGAAGGAGAACACTCTGCTATGGATAGTGCTGTACTTGAACAACACACACAATATGTTGTCCACTGCATTCACAGg ATTTTGGATCAGTACGAGGAGTCTTTCAAGGCTAGAGAAAAGGAAGGAGCTGCAACCTCTGCGACTTTGCCAAAAAGTGTTATATTGGTTGGTCACTCTATGGGTGGTTTCGTTGCTAGAGCTGCAGTGGTCGACCCTCTTTTGAGAAAGTCAGCAGTTGAAACAATTATTACACTTTCCAGCCCACACCA ACAACCTCCGGTGGCACTGCAGCCTTCCTACGGTCACTACTTTAGACATGTTAATCGAGAATGGAGAAAGGGATATGAGGTCCAGACAACTGCAGCAGGACATTACTTGTCTGGTCCTGCTCTCTCTAATGTTGTTGTCATATCTATTTCTGGTGGTTATAATGATTACCAG GTAAGGACCAAGTATGAATCCCTTGATGGCATTGTGCCGCCTACCCATGGTTTTATGATCAGTAGTACCGGCATGAAAAATGTTTGGTTATCCATGGAACATCAAGTTATCTTATGGTGCAATCAATTAGTTATCCAA GTATCACACACTCTCCTTAGTTTGGCAGATTCCAGAACAGGCCAGCCTTTCTCTGACACACGAATAAGACTTGCAATATTCTCGAGAATGCTTCGTAGTGCAATACCACAAAGTTTCAATTGGAGGAAGCAATTGCAATTGTCTCAACAGTCAATGCATACTCCAACTAGAGACGTGAAAGACAGAACTG AATCACTATACATCCCTGCTGCTTGTCCAAGCAATGTTCATTGGAGTGATGATGGCCTTGAGAGGGACTTGTATATTCAGACAACCACCGTCACTGTTTTAGCCATGGATGGTCGAAGACGGTGGTTGGACATTCAAAAACTG GGATCCAATGGAAGAAGTCACTTCATGTTTGTGACCAACCTTGCTCCATGTTCTGGGGTTAGACTGCATCTGTGGCCTGACAAAAGAAACTCAACTTCAGACTTGCCTGCATGTATAAGGATCCATGAGGTGACATCGAAGATGGTGCTCATTCCATCAGGACCAGCACCAAGACAG ATTGAACCAGGAAGCCAAACAGAGCAAGCTCCCCCTTCAGCTATACTCCGCTTAGGACCCAAGGATATGCGTGGTTTCAGATTCCTGACCATCTCAGTTGCACCACGGCCG AGTATTTCAGGCAGACCTCCACCAGCAGTTTCCATGGCAGTTGGTCAGTTTTTTAATCCAGCAGCAGGGGAGATAGAGATCTCTCCTTGGTCACCTCCACTGTCTGGTTATTCTCACAAG GATTTATCTTGGAAGGAAGATCATCCCCTTGCTTTGAATCTATCATTCACAAGTAGTTTAGGCCTTCTGCCTGTAGAGTTCTCTTTGAAGACCGCAGGTTGTGGAATAAAGAGTTCTGGACTTCCAGATGAACAGGCTGGAGATATCGATAATAGCA AGCTCTGTAAGCTTCGCTGTTTCCCACCAGTTGCATTTGCTTGGGATGAAACAGCAGGTCTCCACGTATTCACAGATTTGTATAGTGACAAAATTGTTGTTGATTCATCACCATCGCTTTGGAGTTCACCCAGAAGTTCTGAGAAAACCTCTGTTATGTTGGTG GTAGATCCACATTGTTCATATAGCAGTGCGATGACTGTTTCCGTAACTGCAGCTGCCAGTAGGTTTTTGCTTGTGTATACTTCACAG ATTATTGGTTTCTCCATTGTTGTTATCTTTTTTGCACTGATGCGGCAAGCATGTGCATGGGATCGTAACCTACCCATACCCTCGATGTTGAAGGCTCTGGAGTCTAATTTGAGATTCCCAATTCCATTTATCTACCTTGCTATTGCACCAATTGGTCTTTCTTTACTCGTTGGTTTTTGGATTTCTCAACCATCTCCTTCATTTGCTAGCTTCACCATTGTATCAGTTGTCTGCTATTTCCTTGCTAATGGCTTCATAGCCATTCTGATTTTGACATCCCAGTTCACCTTTTATGGGGCTGCTCTGCTACATATTTTCATCAAGAAAAG GTTTCAATTGGGGGGGAAAACTTCTCAATGGTTTGTGAATATATCCTCTGGTTTCTGTTCATGGAAG GTGGTAAGGGTTATAAGAGCTAATCCACTAATGGTTACAGCACTTGCTGCAATTAGTTTGGCATGCTTGGTTCATCCGGGTTTGGGTCTACTTGTTCTCTTGCTCTCTCATGCTTTGTGCTGTCATACTGCTCTTTGCAG CCATGCACGAAGACATGAATTATTTGATTATAAGAAAGACGGAAATGGTGGGCCTGACAAACTTACATTCAAACGTGATGGTATATCAAACCAGAATTTTTCTTCTGAAGATACGTGCTCCAATAGCCCAGACTCTCCAAAAAGTTTTGGTGAAACTCAATTAGAGATATTCCATCATCGGCATGGGTTGTTTATTTTGCATCTTGTTGCAACGCTCATGTTTGGCCCATCATTTGTGACTTGGTTGGAG AGAATTGGGACGGATCATAGCTTTCCATGGGTCTTGGATTCAGCTCTTTCCACGGGTGTGATCCTTCATGGTATCTTCACTTCAAACCCTCAGTTCAATTCCTTCCTGGTTTCTTTCCCTCCAATCCGAAACCTAGAAGTGAGGATGCATTTACTGTACCTGTTTGCTGGATACTATTCCTATCTCTCTTCCCTGGCCTTGGCTCCATATAGAGAATTTTATGTCATGGCTGCTGTAGGCTATACTTCAATTGGTCTGACCCTCTTACAGAGATGGAACAAGGAGAAGGGAGATGCCCATTTTGTTAACCGAAAGCACTCTCACAGGCACTGA
- the LOC112187528 gene encoding uncharacterized protein LOC112187528 isoform X3, whose translation MEVLGFKAKSKIAVLVVLVLSFGFVALYGLLKPVSNGCNMTYMYPTYIPIQMTNSGAAPAAKYGLYLYHEGWKTIDFKEHVQKLSGIPVLFIPGNGGSYKQVRSLAAESDRAYKVGPLERTFYEEARLTPEEGGEEDMDAAGFELKNQYDSRLDWFAVDLEGEHSAMDSAVLEQHTQYVVHCIHRILDQYEESFKAREKEGAATSATLPKSVILVGHSMGGFVARAAVVDPLLRKSAVETIITLSSPHQQPPVALQPSYGHYFRHVNREWRKGYEVQTTAAGHYLSGPALSNVVVISISGGYNDYQVRTKYESLDGIVPPTHGFMISSTGMKNVWLSMEHQVILWCNQLVIQVSHTLLSLADSRTGQPFSDTRIRLAIFSRMLRSAIPQSFNWRKQLQLSQQSMHTPTRDVKDRTESLYIPAACPSNVHWSDDGLERDLYIQTTTVTVLAMDGRRRWLDIQKLGSNGRSHFMFVTNLAPCSGVRLHLWPDKRNSTSDLPACIRIHEVTSKMVLIPSGPAPRQIEPGSQTEQAPPSAILRLGPKDMRGFRFLTISVAPRPSISGRPPPAVSMAVGQFFNPAAGEIEISPWSPPLSGYSHKDLSWKEDHPLALNLSFTSSLGLLPVEFSLKTAGCGIKSSGLPDEQAGDIDNSKLCKLRCFPPVAFAWDETAGLHVFTDLYSDKIVVDSSPSLWSSPRSSEKTSVMLVVDPHCSYSSAMTVSVTAAASRFLLVYTSQIIGFSIVVIFFALMRQACAWDRNLPIPSMLKALESNLRFPIPFIYLAIAPIGLSLLVGFWISQPSPSFASFTIVSVVCYFLANGFIAILILTSQFTFYGAALLHIFIKKRFQLGGKTSQWFVNISSGFCSWKVVRVIRANPLMVTALAAISLACLVHPGLGLLVLLLSHALCCHTALCSFISQPCTKT comes from the exons ATGGAGGTGCTAGGGTTCAAAGCGAAGTCGAAAATAGCAGTGCTCGTTGTTCTCGTGCTGAGCTTTGGCTTCGTGGCGCTGTATGGCTTGTTGAAGCCGGTTTCGAACGGCTGTAACATGACGTATATGTATCCGACGTATATTCCGATACAGATGACTAACTCCGGTGCTGCACCGGCGGCGAAGTATGGGCTGTATTTGTACCACGAAGGCTGGAAGACGATTGATTTTAAGGAGCATGTACAGAAGCTAAGCGGCATTCCGGTGCTTTTTATTCCGGGGAATGGCGGGAGCTATAAGCAG GTGAGGTCATTGGCTGCGGAGTCTGATAGGGCGTATAAAGTAGGTCCACTTGAGCGTACGTTTTATGAAGAAGCTCGGTTAACTCCGGAAGAGGGAGGGGAGgaggatatggatgcagctggctTTGAGTTGAAGAACCAATACGATTCGAGGTTGGACTGGTTCGCTGTGGATCTTGAAGGAGAACACTCTGCTATGGATAGTGCTGTACTTGAACAACACACACAATATGTTGTCCACTGCATTCACAGg ATTTTGGATCAGTACGAGGAGTCTTTCAAGGCTAGAGAAAAGGAAGGAGCTGCAACCTCTGCGACTTTGCCAAAAAGTGTTATATTGGTTGGTCACTCTATGGGTGGTTTCGTTGCTAGAGCTGCAGTGGTCGACCCTCTTTTGAGAAAGTCAGCAGTTGAAACAATTATTACACTTTCCAGCCCACACCA ACAACCTCCGGTGGCACTGCAGCCTTCCTACGGTCACTACTTTAGACATGTTAATCGAGAATGGAGAAAGGGATATGAGGTCCAGACAACTGCAGCAGGACATTACTTGTCTGGTCCTGCTCTCTCTAATGTTGTTGTCATATCTATTTCTGGTGGTTATAATGATTACCAG GTAAGGACCAAGTATGAATCCCTTGATGGCATTGTGCCGCCTACCCATGGTTTTATGATCAGTAGTACCGGCATGAAAAATGTTTGGTTATCCATGGAACATCAAGTTATCTTATGGTGCAATCAATTAGTTATCCAA GTATCACACACTCTCCTTAGTTTGGCAGATTCCAGAACAGGCCAGCCTTTCTCTGACACACGAATAAGACTTGCAATATTCTCGAGAATGCTTCGTAGTGCAATACCACAAAGTTTCAATTGGAGGAAGCAATTGCAATTGTCTCAACAGTCAATGCATACTCCAACTAGAGACGTGAAAGACAGAACTG AATCACTATACATCCCTGCTGCTTGTCCAAGCAATGTTCATTGGAGTGATGATGGCCTTGAGAGGGACTTGTATATTCAGACAACCACCGTCACTGTTTTAGCCATGGATGGTCGAAGACGGTGGTTGGACATTCAAAAACTG GGATCCAATGGAAGAAGTCACTTCATGTTTGTGACCAACCTTGCTCCATGTTCTGGGGTTAGACTGCATCTGTGGCCTGACAAAAGAAACTCAACTTCAGACTTGCCTGCATGTATAAGGATCCATGAGGTGACATCGAAGATGGTGCTCATTCCATCAGGACCAGCACCAAGACAG ATTGAACCAGGAAGCCAAACAGAGCAAGCTCCCCCTTCAGCTATACTCCGCTTAGGACCCAAGGATATGCGTGGTTTCAGATTCCTGACCATCTCAGTTGCACCACGGCCG AGTATTTCAGGCAGACCTCCACCAGCAGTTTCCATGGCAGTTGGTCAGTTTTTTAATCCAGCAGCAGGGGAGATAGAGATCTCTCCTTGGTCACCTCCACTGTCTGGTTATTCTCACAAG GATTTATCTTGGAAGGAAGATCATCCCCTTGCTTTGAATCTATCATTCACAAGTAGTTTAGGCCTTCTGCCTGTAGAGTTCTCTTTGAAGACCGCAGGTTGTGGAATAAAGAGTTCTGGACTTCCAGATGAACAGGCTGGAGATATCGATAATAGCA AGCTCTGTAAGCTTCGCTGTTTCCCACCAGTTGCATTTGCTTGGGATGAAACAGCAGGTCTCCACGTATTCACAGATTTGTATAGTGACAAAATTGTTGTTGATTCATCACCATCGCTTTGGAGTTCACCCAGAAGTTCTGAGAAAACCTCTGTTATGTTGGTG GTAGATCCACATTGTTCATATAGCAGTGCGATGACTGTTTCCGTAACTGCAGCTGCCAGTAGGTTTTTGCTTGTGTATACTTCACAG ATTATTGGTTTCTCCATTGTTGTTATCTTTTTTGCACTGATGCGGCAAGCATGTGCATGGGATCGTAACCTACCCATACCCTCGATGTTGAAGGCTCTGGAGTCTAATTTGAGATTCCCAATTCCATTTATCTACCTTGCTATTGCACCAATTGGTCTTTCTTTACTCGTTGGTTTTTGGATTTCTCAACCATCTCCTTCATTTGCTAGCTTCACCATTGTATCAGTTGTCTGCTATTTCCTTGCTAATGGCTTCATAGCCATTCTGATTTTGACATCCCAGTTCACCTTTTATGGGGCTGCTCTGCTACATATTTTCATCAAGAAAAG GTTTCAATTGGGGGGGAAAACTTCTCAATGGTTTGTGAATATATCCTCTGGTTTCTGTTCATGGAAG GTGGTAAGGGTTATAAGAGCTAATCCACTAATGGTTACAGCACTTGCTGCAATTAGTTTGGCATGCTTGGTTCATCCGGGTTTGGGTCTACTTGTTCTCTTGCTCTCTCATGCTTTGTGCTGTCATACTGCTCTTTGCAG CTTCATTTCGCAGCCATGCACGAAGACATGA
- the LOC112188050 gene encoding probable carboxylesterase 11 produces the protein MPSVAVKLYSVFFKFLLKHRLQNRIQTRPDEFDPFGVTSRPEETIAAANPLFDDGVATKDIHIDPFTSLSIRIFLPESALNAPEPSGKSRARRPDLISTADSARPSPNGSPFHPSRRSSYGNAAVANTLRAEPRRNSYGFSNDVEGLNLMAGVGSGVYRGYSPANSAKKSRKLPVILQFHGGGWVSGSNDSVANDCFCRRIAKLCDVIVLAVGYRLAPENKYPAAFEDGLKVLNWLGKQANLANLSMGGATELKKTDNRHIVDTFGASMVEPWLAAHGDPSRCVLLGVSCGANIADYVARKAVEAGKLLEPVKVVAQVLMYPFFVGSVPTHSEIKLANSYFYDKAMCMLAWKLFLPEEEFSLDHPAANPLIPDRQPPLKLMPPTLTVVAEHDWMRDRAIAYSEELRKVNVDAPVMEYKDAVHEFATLDMLLKTPQAQACAEDIAIWVKKYISLRGHEFSY, from the exons atgccGAGCGTAGCTGTGAAGCTCTACAGCGTCTTCTTCAAGTTCCTCTTGAAGCACCGTCTCCAGAACCGGATCCAAACCCGACCCGACGAGTTCGACCCCTTCGGCGTCACCTCCCGACCCGAAGAAACCATCGCCGCCGCCAATCCCTTATTCGACGACGGCGTCGCCACCAAGGACATCCACATCGATCCTTTTACTTCTCTATCTATTCGAATCTTCCTCCCCGAGTCCGCTCTCAACGCGCCTGAGCCCTCCGGTAAATCTAGGGCTAGGCGGCCCGATCTCATTTCTACGGCCGATTCCGCCCGGCCGAGTCCGAACGGCTCGCCGTTCCATCCTTCCCGCCGCAGCAGCTACGGCAACGCGGCGGTGGCGAATACCTTGAGGGCGGAGCCCAGGAGGAACAGCTACGGCTTCAGCAACGACGTCGAGGGGTTGAATTTGATGGCCGGAGTCGGCTCCGGAGTGTACAGAGGGTACTCGCCGGCGAATTCGGCCAAGAAGAGTCGGAAATTGCCGGTGATTTTGCAGTTTCACGGCGGTGGTTGGGTCAGTGGGAGCAATGACTCGGTGGCCAACGACTGTTTCTGTCGCCGGATTGCGAAGTTGTGCGACGTCATCGTATTGGCCGTCGGGTACAGGCTTGCGCCGGAGAATAAGTACCCGGCGGCGTTTGAAGACGGTTTGAAGGTGTTGAATTGGTTGGGGAAGCAGGCCAATTTGGCCAATTTGTCGATGGGCGGCGCCACCGAGTTGAAGAAGACCGATAATCGGCATATTGTGGACACTTTCGGGGCGTCAATGGTTGAGCCGTGGTTGGCTGCCCATGGAGATCCATCAAG ATGTGTTCTCCTTGGGGTGAGCTGTGGTGCAAACATTGCAGACTATGTGGCTCGGAAAGCTGTAGAGGCAGGCAAGCTTCTGGAGCCTGTAAAGGTGGTTGCACAGGTCCTTATGTATCCGTTCTTCGTTGGCAGTGTTCCCACACATTCTGAAATAAAATTGGCAAATTCGTATTTCTATGACAAGGCAATGTGCATGCTAGCTTGGAAATTATTCTTACCCGAGGAAGAGTTTAGCTTGGACCATCCAGCTGCCAATCCTCTCATTCCAGACAGGCAACCGCCTTTAAAGCTCATGCCTCCAACCCTTACAGTTGTGGCAGAACATGATTGGATGAGAGACCGTGCCATTGCTTACTCAGAGGAGCTTCGGAAGGTAAATGTTGATGCACCCGTAATGGAGTATAAAGATGCTGTTCATGAATTTGCAACCCTTGATATGCTTCTCAAGACCCCTCAGGCACAGGCCTGTGCAGAGGACATTGCCATCTGGGTAAAGAAATACATCTCACTTCGAGGTCACGAGTTCTCATATTAA